In Alkalihalobacillus sp. FSL W8-0930, a single window of DNA contains:
- a CDS encoding DUF2626 domain-containing protein has protein sequence MERMYRVLAFWTGIFAVLFFAGDMHSMALLFFAQTAILLALSYLYLSERVYIYIFGAYLTIFFVGFTYYSTFVLVPSFGGHH, from the coding sequence ATGGAACGGATGTATCGTGTGCTCGCTTTTTGGACAGGGATCTTTGCTGTACTGTTTTTTGCTGGAGACATGCATAGTATGGCTTTACTTTTCTTTGCTCAAACAGCGATCCTGCTTGCTTTAAGTTATTTGTATTTATCAGAGCGAGTATATATCTACATATTTGGCGCGTATTTAACCATCTTTTTTGTTGGCTTTACGTACTACTCAACCTTTGTTCTTGTCCCAAGCTTTGGAGGACACCATTAA
- a CDS encoding YqzE family protein, whose translation MSLQDLVKFITQQAVIQMDKPTTLRKEERKQRKSARASLSFRAFGIIPMAIGWFFRRK comes from the coding sequence TTGTCATTACAGGATTTAGTGAAATTTATTACACAGCAGGCCGTAATTCAGATGGATAAGCCTACTACATTACGTAAGGAAGAACGAAAACAACGAAAGTCAGCACGTGCATCTTTATCCTTTCGGGCCTTTGGGATTATACCAATGGCAATCGGATGGTTTTTTCGTAGAAAATAG
- a CDS encoding MBL fold metallo-hydrolase — protein sequence MTWTQLPLGPIQTNAYILRNLEGEALIFDPGGDAGTLLQWLKDHEITPLAILLTHAHFDHIGAVDAVRDAYSIPVYLHKNEENWLEDPELNRSTAFLGRTKVTARPAEHILSSEQSLQIGSFTCNVLETPGHSPGSVSYYFEDEEIVFSGDALFASSIGRTDLPGGNHQQLLESIHSKLMDLPEETIVACGHGPTTTILREMDSNPFLNAL from the coding sequence ATGACTTGGACTCAACTTCCACTAGGTCCCATTCAAACAAATGCGTACATTTTAAGAAATTTAGAAGGTGAAGCACTGATATTCGATCCAGGTGGTGACGCAGGCACATTACTTCAATGGTTAAAGGATCATGAGATTACCCCGCTCGCCATTTTACTAACGCATGCTCACTTTGATCATATCGGAGCAGTTGATGCTGTTCGTGATGCCTACTCCATTCCAGTGTATCTTCATAAAAATGAGGAAAACTGGCTTGAAGATCCTGAGCTGAACAGGTCTACTGCATTTCTTGGACGAACAAAGGTAACGGCCAGACCAGCAGAACACATACTAAGTAGTGAACAGTCGCTCCAAATCGGTTCGTTTACCTGCAACGTTCTTGAAACACCTGGCCACTCTCCTGGAAGCGTATCCTATTACTTTGAAGATGAAGAAATTGTCTTCTCAGGAGACGCGTTGTTCGCAAGCAGTATTGGCCGCACAGATCTTCCAGGCGGAAACCATCAACAGCTTTTAGAAAGCATCCATTCAAAGTTAATGGACTTGCCTGAGGAAACGATTGTGGCATGCGGTCATGGTCCTACTACCACCATTTTAAGAGAAATGGATTCAAACCCCTTCTTAAACGCTTTGTAA
- the comGC gene encoding competence type IV pilus major pilin ComGC: MKKWYRCQKGFTLVEMLVVLMIISILLLIAIPNMTKNNEVANEKGCDATIKLLQSQVSVYQLEEGIAPSSISDLVDGGYADQGNCPNGDQLELNNQLVVIKPS, translated from the coding sequence ATGAAGAAATGGTACCGTTGTCAAAAAGGATTTACGCTTGTTGAAATGTTAGTTGTATTAATGATTATCTCCATCCTTCTTTTAATTGCGATTCCCAACATGACCAAAAACAATGAAGTTGCAAACGAAAAAGGTTGTGACGCCACGATTAAACTTCTCCAATCTCAAGTTTCCGTTTATCAGCTTGAAGAGGGAATTGCCCCAAGCTCCATTAGCGATTTAGTAGATGGTGGGTATGCAGACCAAGGTAATTGTCCAAATGGCGACCAATTGGAGCTAAACAACCAACTTGTTGTAATAAAGCCCTCCTAA
- the comGB gene encoding competence type IV pilus assembly protein ComGB, which yields MDLIPLRKKVNQLEQAKRLIRIGNLLQQGYSMDAALSFIALHGNETVQGQLEHVQVDLHSGVRIHEAFEHLNLPADILSFIYFYEEQGEVANGFIQAGIVFEGREKTRVQIQKLLRYPLVLGWAGVMVLIIVQQFIVPHFQNLFVSMNSNPPALTAFFFNFLENLPLIACGILVVLISLYMYYRVKIKPMPPHLKINKLLQLKITRRVTCRILTYYFSLQFGRLLAGGMSIQHALSIFEQQSHLPFFQHEAVQMKRELQQGESLSQMLQNRHYFLKDLSFVVENGNRTGYLASDLQNYSELLFVDLEESLKKGLAFLQPVFFIGMGGFIFVVFLSVMLPMFEMIGALR from the coding sequence GTGGACCTGATTCCATTAAGAAAAAAAGTCAATCAGTTGGAGCAAGCAAAACGGTTGATTCGTATCGGAAACTTACTGCAACAAGGGTATTCCATGGATGCAGCTCTTTCATTTATCGCTCTACATGGAAATGAAACGGTTCAAGGACAACTTGAACATGTGCAGGTTGACTTACACAGTGGCGTGCGCATTCACGAGGCATTTGAACATTTAAATCTGCCTGCTGATATCCTTTCTTTTATTTATTTTTATGAAGAACAGGGTGAAGTAGCGAACGGTTTTATTCAAGCAGGAATCGTATTTGAGGGAAGAGAGAAAACAAGAGTGCAGATCCAGAAGCTCTTGCGTTATCCGCTTGTTTTAGGCTGGGCGGGTGTAATGGTCTTAATCATTGTTCAACAATTCATCGTTCCGCATTTTCAAAATTTATTTGTTTCAATGAACAGCAATCCTCCAGCACTAACTGCGTTCTTCTTCAACTTCTTAGAGAATCTTCCCCTCATTGCTTGCGGAATACTCGTCGTTCTTATCTCCCTCTACATGTACTATCGTGTGAAGATTAAACCCATGCCACCACACCTAAAGATAAACAAGCTATTGCAATTAAAGATAACGAGAAGAGTGACCTGCAGAATCCTTACTTATTATTTTTCTTTGCAATTTGGAAGACTTCTTGCAGGTGGGATGTCGATACAGCACGCATTGTCTATTTTTGAGCAGCAATCACATCTTCCGTTTTTTCAACATGAGGCTGTGCAAATGAAGAGGGAGCTACAGCAGGGAGAGTCGCTCAGTCAAATGCTCCAGAATCGTCATTACTTTCTTAAAGATCTTTCATTTGTTGTGGAGAATGGTAATCGTACAGGCTATCTTGCATCTGATTTGCAAAATTATAGTGAATTACTTTTTGTTGATCTTGAAGAATCGTTAAAAAAGGGACTGGCTTTTCTCCAGCCTGTTTTCTTTATTGGCATGGGTGGATTTATCTTTGTTGTGTTTTTATCGGTTATGCTTCCGATGTTTGAAATGATCGGAGCTTTGCGGTAA
- the comGG gene encoding competence type IV pilus minor pilin ComGG, producing MNCEKGFAYPVTLLLVAILTLSCLYTIQLYELEKRVVFEQEKLMQMDHLMQMAVVDVLHQPDMVNEKGDFHYEVGSVSYSMHGQSDVSVQVELHGRIGEHHKRWSILHYNKENRTITYFKDMD from the coding sequence ATGAATTGTGAAAAAGGCTTTGCATATCCTGTTACGCTACTATTAGTCGCGATACTAACACTATCTTGTTTGTATACGATTCAGTTGTATGAACTAGAGAAGCGTGTTGTATTTGAACAGGAGAAGCTTATGCAAATGGATCATCTTATGCAAATGGCAGTGGTTGATGTTCTGCATCAACCAGACATGGTCAATGAAAAAGGTGATTTCCATTATGAAGTGGGTTCGGTCTCGTATTCAATGCACGGACAATCTGATGTGAGTGTTCAAGTAGAATTACACGGTAGAATCGGTGAGCATCATAAAAGATGGTCGATCCTACACTATAATAAGGAAAACAGAACAATCACATATTTTAAAGATATGGACTGA
- the comGA gene encoding competence type IV pilus ATPase ComGA: MYEIDKESTRLIEDAIHKQGTDIHFIPQKNHCFVHYRIYGEMVSQRRLTNHVAERMISHFKYMSGMDIGERRKPQSMAMSMHSTKGLYSLRLSTLPAHGMESMAIRLIPQTEFQSLDSLPLIYTQSKKLQQLTKLRNGLVLICGPTGSGKTTTLYGMANEIIQEHTRSLITIEDPVERTLPSIVQLEVNHRAGMTFETGLRAILRHDPDVIIVGEIRDKETAALAIRAALTGHLVIASIHTTDAYQAVLRFQEYGLSKMELAEVCQAIIAQRLVGTVWDYQGALYEILHGDLLTKAVLSGTRPTYYQLIHAARKAWALGFISSAKMKRMEEWT, encoded by the coding sequence TTGTACGAAATTGATAAAGAAAGCACCCGTCTTATTGAAGATGCCATTCATAAGCAGGGGACTGACATTCATTTTATCCCGCAAAAAAATCATTGTTTTGTCCATTACCGAATTTATGGTGAAATGGTTTCGCAACGTCGTCTTACTAACCATGTAGCGGAGCGGATGATTAGCCATTTTAAGTATATGTCTGGAATGGACATCGGCGAACGAAGAAAACCCCAAAGTATGGCGATGAGTATGCACTCAACAAAAGGACTTTACTCACTCAGATTATCCACGTTACCCGCACATGGAATGGAAAGCATGGCCATTCGATTAATTCCTCAAACCGAGTTTCAATCATTAGACTCATTACCTCTTATCTATACCCAATCAAAAAAACTCCAACAATTAACCAAACTTCGAAACGGACTTGTTTTAATCTGCGGTCCAACAGGCTCAGGGAAAACAACAACGTTATACGGGATGGCAAATGAAATTATTCAAGAACACACAAGATCTCTTATTACGATAGAAGATCCTGTTGAACGGACGTTACCGTCAATTGTTCAACTGGAGGTTAATCACCGAGCAGGCATGACCTTCGAGACTGGACTCAGAGCTATTCTTCGCCATGATCCTGATGTCATTATTGTAGGAGAAATACGTGATAAAGAAACAGCGGCGCTCGCGATTAGGGCAGCTCTCACGGGGCATCTAGTCATTGCAAGTATTCATACAACTGATGCGTATCAGGCTGTATTACGTTTTCAGGAATATGGTTTGTCTAAAATGGAACTAGCTGAAGTATGCCAGGCGATCATTGCGCAAAGACTAGTCGGTACCGTATGGGATTATCAAGGCGCCCTTTATGAGATCCTTCATGGTGATTTGTTAACAAAGGCAGTGTTGTCAGGCACTCGTCCAACCTATTATCAATTAATTCATGCAGCTAGAAAAGCTTGGGCATTGGGATTTATCTCTAGCGCGAAGATGAAACGAATGGAGGAGTGGACCTGA
- the comGD gene encoding competence type IV pilus minor pilin ComGD, with the protein MNEQGYTLLEMLITLTLLSILTVLPLITFSNVRESHESQYVSWQLKQDFILAQHVAMARGETIDVRPLAKTYQLRLLKGETYLERPFASSDMQIRPLTLTGPFVAFNRVGNPRYAGTIQLRTNRQHYVYTLHLGKGRIRYAQQM; encoded by the coding sequence ATGAATGAACAAGGATACACATTACTTGAAATGCTCATCACACTTACACTTCTTTCTATCCTCACAGTACTGCCTCTAATTACTTTTTCGAATGTACGAGAATCTCATGAGTCGCAATATGTCTCTTGGCAGCTGAAGCAAGATTTTATATTAGCTCAGCACGTGGCGATGGCTAGGGGAGAAACGATAGATGTTAGACCTTTAGCAAAAACCTATCAGCTTCGTCTTTTGAAAGGTGAAACATATCTTGAAAGACCTTTTGCTTCAAGCGACATGCAGATTAGACCTTTAACATTGACTGGGCCATTCGTTGCTTTTAATCGTGTGGGAAACCCTAGATATGCTGGAACCATCCAACTCCGAACGAATCGACAGCACTATGTGTATACGCTCCACCTGGGAAAGGGGAGAATTCGTTATGCACAACAAATGTAG
- the comGE gene encoding competence type IV pilus minor pilin ComGE → MHNKCSGFTLIEVMISLVLLSIVTTFILPVLIKIHQERVVIKQQEEALYLLEEYALAFTHETATVSFNHSLYQFKHEVIADGSTQFCLTWKGANSRHYESCLYTKK, encoded by the coding sequence ATGCACAACAAATGTAGTGGCTTTACGTTAATTGAAGTCATGATTTCTCTTGTTCTGTTGTCGATTGTTACAACCTTTATCCTTCCTGTGCTCATAAAAATACACCAAGAAAGAGTAGTTATTAAACAGCAAGAAGAGGCGTTGTATTTACTTGAGGAGTATGCTCTTGCATTTACACATGAAACCGCCACAGTCTCTTTTAATCACTCGCTTTATCAATTTAAGCATGAAGTGATTGCTGATGGTTCAACTCAATTTTGTCTTACGTGGAAAGGGGCGAATTCAAGACATTACGAAAGCTGTCTTTATACTAAAAAATGA
- a CDS encoding ComGF family competence protein — MVQLNFVLRGKGRIQDITKAVFILKNEKGFTLLEASIAFGLTLLIISVVPLIVTSIAWSPFYKHDSSFELQVFYNQLHSEVRGSEKMVIKENTLSLFVDEEEIRYELSSESIYRFVQGRGYVPMLDSVQSFTCELDVEERLSCVTITKHGYVFERSMSSMFSKVGIQHEL; from the coding sequence ATGGTTCAACTCAATTTTGTCTTACGTGGAAAGGGGCGAATTCAAGACATTACGAAAGCTGTCTTTATACTAAAAAATGAAAAAGGATTTACGCTCCTCGAAGCATCTATTGCATTTGGATTAACACTTCTCATCATAAGTGTGGTTCCTCTGATTGTTACATCAATCGCCTGGTCCCCTTTTTATAAACATGACTCAAGCTTTGAGCTACAAGTTTTTTATAATCAGTTGCATTCAGAAGTGCGTGGGTCTGAAAAGATGGTTATCAAGGAGAATACCTTAAGTTTATTTGTAGATGAGGAGGAGATACGCTACGAATTATCGTCGGAATCGATTTATAGGTTCGTACAAGGAAGAGGATACGTGCCAATGCTTGATTCCGTTCAATCATTTACATGTGAATTAGACGTAGAAGAACGACTGAGCTGTGTAACGATAACGAAGCATGGTTATGTCTTCGAACGTTCAATGAGCAGTATGTTTAGCAAGGTGGGTATACAGCATGAATTGTGA